Proteins encoded within one genomic window of Brassica rapa cultivar Chiifu-401-42 chromosome A09, CAAS_Brap_v3.01, whole genome shotgun sequence:
- the LOC103842209 gene encoding U-box domain-containing protein 7, whose translation MAKCHRNNVDPFILHRIPSASSSSTSLNSFSRSTFRRMILDAISCGGSSRHQRELQQDEEDKTTIGGDELATKSEKLCDLLNLTKKKEETLEILKRVAKDLQAEGEKKVMAASEVRLLAKDDAEARVTLAMLGAIPPLVSMIDDSQNEDALIAYLYALLNLAIGNDANKEAIVRGGAVHKMLKLIESSKPPPNQAISEAIVANFLGLSALDSNKPIIGSSGAIIFLVRALKTSSSQAREDALRALYNLSIHHENISFILETDLVPFLLNALGDMEVSERILSVLTNVVSVSEGRRAVGEAVEAFPILVDVLNWNDSEKCQEKAVYILMLMAHKGYGDRRAMIEAGIESSLLELTLVGSPLVQRRASRILESLRAVDKGKQVSAPIYGITCSSSSLSRERNREVRMSDERRAVQQLVQQSLQSNMKRIVKRANFPQDFVTTSQHFTKSLTF comes from the exons ATGGCCAAGTGTCACCGGAACAATGTAGATCCTTTCATCCTTCACCGCATTCCCTccgcttcttcttcctccacctCCTTGAACTCCTTCTCCAGATCGACATTCCGCAGAATGATCCTGGACGCCATCAGCTGTGGCGGCAGCTCACGTCATCAGCGAGAACTCCAACAAGACGAAGAAGATAAAACGACGATCGGAGGTGATGAGTTAGCGACGAAATCAGAGAAGCTATGCGATCTGCTAAACTTAACGAAGAAGAAGGAGGAAACGCTGGAGATTCTGAAACGCGTGGCTAAGGATTTACAAGCGGAGGGAGAGAAGAAAGTAATGGCAGCTAGTGAGGTTAGGCTGTTAGCTAAGGATGACGCCGAGGCGAGAGTGACGCTCGCCATGCTCGGTGCGATCCCTCCGCTTGTTAGCATGATCGACGATTCGCAAAACGAAGATGCTCTGATTGCTTATCTCTATGCTCTTCTCAACCTCGCAATCGGCAATGATGC gaACAAAGAAGCCATTGTTAGAGGAGGAGCAGTTCACAAAATGCTAAAGCTTATTGAATCGTCAAAGCCTCCTCCTAACCAAGCAATCTCCGAGGCTATCGTTGCGAATTTTCTTGGTTTAAGCGCGTTAGATTCGAACAAACCGATCATCGGTTCCTCTGGAGCGATCATCTTCCTAGTGAGAGCCCTGAAAACTAGTAGCTCGCAAGCTAGAGAAGACGCTCTTCGAGCTCTTTACAACCTCTCGATCCACCACGAAAACATCTCGTTCATCCTCGAAACCGACCTCGTTCCTTTCCTCTTGAACGCGTTGGGAGACATGGAAGTCAGCGAGAGGATCCTCTCGGTATTGACCAACGTGGTATCAGTGTCGGAAGGAAGAAGAGCGGTCGGAGAAGCGGTCGAAGCGTTTCCTATACTGGTCGACGTGTTGAACTGGAATGATTCGGAGAAGTGTCAAGAGAAAGCGGTTTACATTCTCATGTTGATGGCTCACAAGGGGTATGGAGACCGGAGGGCGATGATCGAAGCGGGTATTGAGTCTTCGTTGCTTGAGCTGACGCTTGTGGGAAGCCCATTGGTGCAAAGGCGAGCGTCGAGGATACTAGAGTCCTTGAGAGCGGTGGACAAAGGGAAGCAAGTCTCGGCTCCGATCTATGGGATAACATGTTCTTCGTCTTCGTTGAGCAGAGAGAGGAATCGTGAGGTTAGGATGAGTGATGAGAGGAGGGCGGTGCAGCAGTTAGTGCAACAGAGTTTACAGAGCAACATGAAGAGGATTGTGAAGAGAGCTAATTTTCCACAAGACTTTGTTACTACTTCACAGCATTTTACAAAGAGCTTAACTTTCTGA
- the LOC103842208 gene encoding chaperone protein ClpB4, mitochondrial, whose protein sequence is MASRRLSKSTASAAIRAYNAFSTPSLLLRSRAISAASAHHFTSRSSPTSSLLRPNSLIGAPGNAANSITHGRQLLPLSFQFLSPRRFSATAAQTNQNSYTEMAWEGILNAFDAARVSKQQIVESEHLMKALLEQKDGLARRIFAKAGIDNSSVLQATDAFISTQPKVTGDTSGQVLGSSLSTVLQNAERYKKEFQDDYVSVEHLLLAFYSDKRFGQEFFKNLKLKEEALKEVVKEVRGSQRVTDQNPEGKYDALEKYGNDLTEMARRGKLDPVIGRDDEIRRCIQILCRRTKNNPVIIGEPGVGKTAIAEGLAQRIVRGDVPEPLMNRKLISLDMGSLLAGAKFRGDFEERLKAVLKEVTASNGQTILFIDEIHTVVGAGATGGAMDASNLLKPMLGRGELRCIGATTLTEYRKYIEKDPALERRFQQVLCGQPSVEDTISILRGLRERYELHHGVKISDGSLVSAAVLSDRYITERFLPDKAIDLVDEAAAKLKMEITSKPTELDEIDRAVIKLEMEKLSLKNDTDKASKERLHKIENDLTALKEKQKELSDQWEQEKSLMTRIRSFKEEIDRVNLEIESAEREYDLQRAAELKYGTLMSLQRQLEEAEKNLTKFRESGQSLLREEVTDLDIAEVVSKWTGIPLSNLQQSEREKLVMLEQVLHKRVVGQDMAVKSVSDAIRRSRAGLSDPNRPIASFMFMGPTGVGKTELAKALAGYLFNTENAIVRIDMSEYMEKFSVSRLVGAPPGYVGYEEGGQLTEAVRRRPYSVVLFDEIEKAHPDVFNILLQLLDDGRITDSQGRRVSFTNCVVIMTSNIGSHHILETLGNSEDGKEAVYELMKRQVVDLARQTFRPEFMNRIDEYIVFQPLDSKEISKIVELQLERVKNRMEQKKIKLHYTKEAVDLLSQLGFDPNYGARPVKRVIQQMVENEIAVEVLKGDFAEEDTILLDVDQTSNKLVIKKLENNAPIEEMAA, encoded by the exons ATGGCGTCCAGGAGACTATCCAAGTCCACCGCTTCTGCAGCCATCAGAGCCTATAACGCTTTCTCCACACCCTCTCTCCTCCTCCGCTCTCGCGCTATCTCCGCCGCCTCTGCTCACCACTTCACATCGCGTTCCTCTCCCACCTCCTCTCTTCTCCGGCCAAATTCCCTCATCGGAGCTCCCGGAAACGCCGCAAACTCGATCACTCATGGCCGACAACTGCTACCTCTCTCTTTCCAATTCCTTTCTCCGCGCCGCTTCTCCGCCACCGCAGCTCAG ACTAATCAGAACTCGTATACGGAGATGGCTTGGGAAGGGATTCTCAACGCCTTCGACGCGGCTCGCGTCTCTAAGCAGCAGATCGTGGAGTCTGAGCATTTGATGAAAGCTCTCTTGGAGCAGAAAGACGGTCTCGCCAGGAGGATATTCGCTAAGGCTGGGATCGACAATAGCTCTGTTCTCCAGGCTACTGACGCATTCATCTCCACACAGCCTAAGGTTACTGGTGATACCAGTGGTCAGGTGCTAGGGTCGTCTCTCAGTACTGTGTTGCAAAACGCGGAGAGGTATAAGAAGGAGTTTCAAGATGATTATGTGTCTGTTGAACACCTTCTGCTGGCGTTTTATTCGGACAAAAGGTTTGGGCAAGAGTTTTTTAAGAACCTGAAACTTAAAGAGGAGGCCTTGAAGGAAGTTGTTAAAGAGGTCCGCGGTAGTCAACGAGTTACTGATCAAA ATCCTGAAGGAAAGTATGATGCGCTTGAAAAGTATGGGAATGATTTAACTGAGATGGCCAGACGAGGGAAACTGGATCCTGTCATTGGGAGGGATGATGAGATTCGGCGGTGCATCCAGATATTGTGCAGGAGGACGAAAAACAATCCTGTTATCATCGGTGAGCCTGGTGTTGGCAAAACTGCAATCGCTGAAGG GTTGGCGCAGCGAATTGTACGAGGGGATGTCCCTGAACCTCTTATGAATAGGAAG TTAATATCTCTTGACATGGGTTCGCTGCTTGCTGGTGCCAAATTTCGAGGAGATTTTGAGGAACGGTTGAAAGCAGTACTGAAGGAAGTCACTGCTTCCAATGGACAGACAATCTTGTTCATTGATGAAATTCACACTGTTGTTGGTGCAG GAGCTACCGGTGGAGCAATGGATGCGAGCAACCTCTTGAAACCAATGCTTGGAAGAGGTGAACTGAGATGCATTGGTGCTACTACACTGACTGAATACCGCAAATACATCGAGAAAGACCCAGCTCTGGAACGTAGGTTTCAACAAGTGTTATGTGGCCAACCATCTGTTGAAGACACCATTTCGATTCTTCGTGGGTTAAGAGAGCGTTACGAGTTACACCATGGTGTTAAAATATCAGATGGTTCCCTTGTTTCAGCAGCGGTTCTGTCAGACCGCTACATCACTGAACGCTTCCTGCCAGACAAAG cTATTGATCTTGTTGACGAAGCTGCTGCAAAGCTGAAGATGGAGATCACTTCTAAACCAACTGAACTCGACGAAATAGACAGAGCTGTGATCAAActggagatggagaagctttCCTTGAAAAACGACACTGATAAAGCATCAAAAGAACGCCTTCATAAGATTGAGAATGATTTGACCGCTCTCAAAGAAAAACAGAAAGAACTCAGTGACCAATGGGAGCAAGAAAAGTCTCTCATGACTAGAATACGTTCATTTAAAGAAGAG atCGATCGTGTCAACCTGGAAATCGAATCTGCTGAACGTGAATATGATCTACAACGTGCTGCTGAGCTCAAATATGGAACACTTATGTCCCTTCAACGCCAATTAGAAGAAGCTGagaaaaacctcaccaagttcAGAGAGTCTGGACAGTCACTACTCCGGGAAGAGGTAACCGATCTTGACATAGCAGAGGTAGTAAGCAAGTGGACCGGTATTCCACTGTCGAATCTTCAGCagtcagagagagagaagctgGTCATGCTGGAACAAGTGCTCCACAAGAGAGTTGTTGGTCAAGACATGGCTGTAAAATCAGTATCAGATGCTATCCGGCGTTCAAGGGCCGGTCTCTCTGATCCTAACCGTCCAATAGCCAGCTTCATGTTCATGGGTCCCACAGGTGTTGGCAAAACCGAGCTCGCCAAAGCTCTGGCCGGATACCTTTTTAACACTGAGAACGCAATCGTGAGGATCGACATGAGCGAGTACATGGAAAAATTCTCAGTCTCGCGGCTCGTTGGTGCACCACCTGGCTATGTCGGTTATGAAGAAGGTGGACAGTTGACTGAAGCTGTTCGTAGAAGACCCTACTCAGTGGTTTTGTTCGATGAGATCGAGAAAGCCCATCCTGATGTCTTCAACATCCTGCTGCAGCTTCTCGACGATGGAAGGATAACTGATTCTCAAGGGAGGAGAGTGAGTTTCACAAactgtgttgtgattatgaccTCTAATATAGGATCCCACCACATACTCGAGACTCTCGGAAACAGTGAAGACGGCAAAGAAGCAGTGTATGAGTTGATGAAGCGGCAGGTTGTGGACTTGGCAAGACAAACTTTCAGGCCAGAGTTCATGAACAGGATCGATGAGTACATAGTCTTTCAGCCGCTAGATTCGAAGGAAATCTCCAAAATCGTTGAGTTGCAG CTGGAACGAGTGAAGAACAGGATGGAACAGAAGAAAATAAAGCTTCACTACACAAAAGAAGCAGTGGATCTTCTTTCTCAGCTTGGGTTTGATCCCAACTATGGAGCAAGGCCTGTTAAGAGGGTGATCCAACAGATGGTGGAGAACGAGATCGCCGTTGAAGTTTTGAAAGGAGATTTTGCAGAGGAGGACACTATCCTTCTGGATGTTGACCAGACAAGCAACAAATTGGTCATCAAGAAGCTTGAGAACAATGCTCCTATCGAAGAAATGGCAGCTTGA